In Chromatiaceae bacterium, a single genomic region encodes these proteins:
- a CDS encoding alpha-glucosidase C-terminal domain-containing protein, which translates to MYEQVSHSLLNQILDELKPDIRKRDLRHFYTRLGANFYAIHSLFHHLYGQREDFVAQMVRLVEVMASRYIERHSELKQLDSLREKDHNWFLSQEWVGMALYADGFARDLQGLRSHLGYLQELGVNMLHVMPILECPAGASDGGYAVSNFRDIDARVGTLHDLRGMAQNMRRRNMLLTLDVVVNHTSDEHEWAQRARAGEQRFQDYYYIFDNRDVPDMFEETMPEVFPETAPGNFTFDQTMGKWVMTVFNNYQWDLNYSNPAVFIEMLDIVLFWANQGADIVRLDAVAFLWKKIGTICQNEREAHLILQLMKDCSQVTAPGVLFIAEAIVAPVEIIKYFGEDAVIAKECEIAYNATFMALLWEAVATKNAKLLDQSIRSLPDKLDRATWLNYVRCHDDIGLGFDDADIVKCDYDPVSHRRFLVDYFTGVYEGSPARGQPFGRNEKTGDARISGSLASLAGLETALESGDETAIQHSIEVILLLHSMIMSFGGIPLLYYGDEIGTLNDCTFLQDENKAKDNRWMHRPRIDWEKADMRHRHGSVEQRIFDGLQKMIAVRKSTPAFADYNNRTLIETGNPHLFVFMRNNPFQPSENVLVVGNFDNRPQSLDLSDLGNRGHFEYGRLRDLYSGQSPTHFKNQLVIPPYRFYWLAD; encoded by the coding sequence ATGTACGAACAGGTATCGCATTCGCTCCTCAATCAGATCCTTGACGAGCTCAAACCGGACATCCGCAAACGCGATCTGCGCCATTTCTATACGCGGCTGGGCGCCAATTTCTATGCCATCCATTCGCTGTTCCACCATCTTTACGGCCAGCGCGAGGATTTCGTCGCCCAGATGGTCCGCCTGGTCGAGGTGATGGCGTCACGCTATATCGAACGTCACAGCGAACTGAAGCAGCTCGACAGCCTGCGCGAGAAAGACCACAACTGGTTCTTGAGCCAGGAGTGGGTGGGGATGGCACTGTATGCCGACGGCTTCGCCCGCGACCTCCAGGGACTGCGTTCCCACCTCGGTTACCTGCAGGAACTCGGGGTGAACATGCTGCACGTGATGCCGATCCTCGAATGCCCGGCAGGCGCCAGCGACGGTGGATACGCAGTAAGCAATTTCCGCGACATCGATGCGCGCGTCGGCACCCTGCATGACCTGCGCGGAATGGCGCAGAACATGCGCCGCCGCAATATGCTGCTGACGCTGGATGTGGTCGTGAATCACACCTCGGATGAGCACGAGTGGGCACAACGCGCACGGGCCGGGGAACAGCGCTTTCAGGACTACTACTACATCTTCGACAACCGCGATGTCCCGGACATGTTCGAGGAGACCATGCCGGAGGTCTTCCCCGAAACCGCACCCGGCAACTTCACCTTTGACCAGACGATGGGCAAATGGGTGATGACGGTGTTCAACAACTACCAGTGGGATCTGAATTACAGCAATCCCGCCGTGTTCATCGAGATGCTCGACATCGTCCTGTTTTGGGCCAACCAGGGTGCGGATATCGTGCGGCTCGATGCGGTCGCATTCCTGTGGAAGAAGATCGGCACCATCTGTCAGAACGAACGCGAGGCGCACCTCATCCTGCAGCTGATGAAAGATTGCAGCCAGGTCACTGCGCCCGGCGTGCTGTTCATCGCGGAGGCGATCGTCGCGCCGGTCGAGATCATCAAATACTTCGGTGAAGACGCGGTCATCGCCAAGGAATGTGAGATCGCCTACAACGCTACCTTCATGGCACTACTGTGGGAGGCGGTCGCGACCAAGAATGCGAAACTGCTCGACCAGAGTATCCGCAGCCTGCCGGACAAACTGGATCGCGCGACCTGGTTGAACTATGTGCGCTGCCACGACGATATCGGACTCGGATTCGACGACGCGGATATCGTGAAGTGCGACTACGACCCGGTCTCGCATCGACGCTTCCTGGTCGACTATTTCACCGGCGTCTACGAAGGTTCGCCTGCCCGAGGTCAACCGTTCGGACGCAATGAAAAGACCGGCGACGCACGTATCTCAGGGTCGCTGGCATCGCTGGCCGGGCTCGAGACCGCGCTGGAGAGTGGCGACGAGACGGCAATCCAGCATAGCATCGAGGTCATCCTGCTGCTGCACAGCATGATCATGTCGTTCGGTGGGATACCGCTGCTGTATTACGGCGACGAGATCGGCACCCTCAACGACTGCACCTTCCTCCAGGATGAGAACAAGGCAAAGGACAACCGCTGGATGCACCGCCCCCGGATCGACTGGGAAAAGGCGGACATGCGGCACCGCCACGGGTCGGTCGAACAACGCATATTCGACGGCCTGCAAAAAATGATCGCGGTGCGAAAGAGCACGCCGGCGTTCGCGGACTACAACAACCGCACGCTGATCGAGACCGGCAACCCGCACCTGTTCGTATTCATGCGCAACAATCCGTTCCAGCCGAGCGAGAATGTGCTGGTGGTGGGCAATTTCGACAACCGTCCCCAGTCACTCGACCTGAGCGATCTGGGCAATCGCGGGCACTTCGAATATGGACGCCTGCGCGACCTGTATTCCGGTCAGTCGCCCACCCACTTCAAGAACCAGTTGGTGATCCCGCCGTATCGGTTCTACTGGCTGGCGGACTGA
- a CDS encoding HAD-IIB family hydrolase: MSDTAGRYILMISVHGLIRGHDLELGRDADTGGQTKYVVDLARALAANDAVAQVDLVTRRVVDPAVNPEYAQPIEELSPKARIVRIDAGPEAYLPKEQLWDHLDSFTDNLSDWLNGQARKPDLVHSHYADAGYVGVRLSHLLGIPLVHTGHSLGRDKRKRLLARGLSRDAIEQTYNISRRIDAEEEVLANADLVVTSTHNEIEEQYGLYSYYDPKRMVVIPPGTDLEQFHPPHKDETFAFAPQVDRFLTNPQKPLILALSRPDERKNILTLIEAYGESQQLKHLANLLIVAGNRDDIRDLESGAQTVLTNILLLVDAYDLYGRVAIPKSHRAAEVPEIYRLTAARKGVFINPALTEPFGLTLLEAAASGLPVVATENGGPVDIISNCNNGLLVDPLDKTAIGNALLHLLRDPNAWTRASRSGIDGVRRHYAWSAHAGAYLDEVRELTERYRSPTVVPTAPREIRYRDRAICTDLDQNLIGNPTALKRFVEVMRENRKCVTFMVATGRRIDSALALMKKQGIPTPDVLISSLGTRIHYGRALTEDDYWAVHIDHLWNPQQVHRTLSDLPGVQRQPKNEQTPLKLSYYYDPQIAPSLDEINTLLRQEELTANVIISFGQFLDVVPSRASKGQALRYVAQRLDIPLEHILAVGGSGADEDLMRGNTLAAVVANRHHEELSQLVDQESIYFAAQPHALGIMEAIDHYDFFGACRLPQNDD, encoded by the coding sequence ATGTCCGACACTGCCGGCAGATATATTTTGATGATCAGCGTCCACGGACTCATCCGCGGGCATGACCTCGAGCTTGGACGCGATGCCGACACCGGCGGGCAGACCAAATACGTCGTCGACCTCGCACGCGCGCTCGCTGCCAACGATGCCGTGGCACAGGTCGATCTGGTCACGCGCCGAGTCGTCGATCCGGCGGTCAATCCCGAGTACGCGCAGCCGATCGAGGAACTCTCGCCCAAGGCCCGGATCGTGCGAATCGACGCGGGTCCGGAGGCTTACCTGCCCAAGGAACAGCTGTGGGACCATCTCGACAGCTTTACCGACAATCTGAGCGACTGGCTGAACGGCCAGGCGCGCAAGCCCGACCTGGTACACAGCCATTACGCCGATGCCGGATATGTCGGCGTGCGGCTTTCCCATCTGCTGGGCATTCCGTTGGTACATACCGGCCACTCGCTGGGACGGGACAAACGCAAGCGACTGCTCGCGCGTGGTCTTTCGCGCGATGCGATCGAGCAGACGTACAACATCAGCCGACGGATCGACGCCGAAGAAGAGGTACTGGCCAATGCCGACCTCGTCGTCACCAGCACGCACAACGAGATCGAAGAGCAATACGGCCTGTACAGCTACTACGATCCGAAACGGATGGTGGTCATCCCGCCGGGAACGGACCTCGAGCAGTTCCATCCACCGCACAAGGACGAGACCTTTGCGTTCGCCCCGCAGGTCGACAGGTTTCTGACCAACCCCCAGAAACCGCTCATCCTGGCGCTTTCGCGACCCGACGAACGCAAGAATATCCTTACGCTGATCGAGGCGTACGGTGAATCGCAGCAACTCAAGCACCTGGCCAACCTGTTGATCGTCGCCGGCAACCGCGACGACATCCGGGATCTCGAGAGCGGTGCCCAGACAGTGCTGACCAACATCCTGCTGCTGGTCGACGCCTACGACCTGTACGGCCGGGTCGCAATACCGAAGAGCCATCGCGCCGCCGAGGTGCCGGAGATCTACCGGTTGACCGCGGCGCGCAAGGGCGTGTTCATCAATCCGGCACTGACAGAACCGTTTGGCCTGACGCTGCTCGAGGCCGCTGCCAGCGGCCTTCCGGTGGTCGCGACCGAAAACGGTGGCCCGGTGGACATCATCTCGAACTGCAACAACGGCCTGCTGGTGGATCCGCTCGACAAGACGGCGATCGGCAATGCGCTGCTTCACCTGCTGCGTGACCCGAATGCGTGGACACGGGCATCGCGCAGCGGAATCGATGGCGTCCGTCGCCACTACGCGTGGTCGGCACACGCCGGCGCCTATCTGGACGAGGTACGCGAACTGACCGAACGCTACCGCTCGCCGACGGTCGTCCCCACGGCGCCGCGCGAGATCCGGTATCGCGACCGCGCGATATGCACCGACCTGGATCAGAATCTGATCGGCAATCCGACTGCGCTGAAACGTTTCGTCGAGGTAATGCGCGAGAACCGCAAGTGCGTGACGTTCATGGTCGCCACGGGTCGACGCATCGACTCGGCCTTGGCGCTGATGAAGAAGCAGGGGATCCCCACGCCCGACGTGCTGATCAGCAGTCTGGGCACACGCATTCACTATGGGCGCGCACTGACCGAGGATGATTATTGGGCAGTGCATATCGACCACCTGTGGAATCCGCAACAGGTGCACAGGACGCTTTCCGATCTGCCGGGCGTGCAACGCCAGCCCAAGAATGAACAGACACCGTTGAAACTGTCGTATTACTACGATCCCCAGATAGCGCCTTCGCTGGACGAGATCAACACCCTGCTGCGCCAGGAGGAATTGACCGCGAACGTCATCATTTCATTCGGCCAGTTTCTCGACGTGGTGCCGTCGCGGGCGTCCAAGGGCCAGGCGCTGCGCTATGTCGCACAGCGACTCGACATACCACTGGAACACATCCTTGCGGTTGGAGGTTCGGGAGCCGACGAGGATTTGATGCGCGGCAACACGCTCGCGGCGGTGGTCGCCAACCGTCATCACGAGGAACTCTCACAGCTGGTCGACCAGGAGAGCATCTATTTCGCCGCGCAACCGCATGCCCTGGGCATAATGGAAGCCATCGACCACTACGACTTCTTCGGCGCGTGCAGGCTGCCGCAAAACGATGACTGA
- a CDS encoding aldehyde ferredoxin oxidoreductase family protein, which yields MAWTRKILRVNLTNGSCTSEALNMAWANEYLGQRGLATKYLSEEIDPKCDPLGPDNKLIMTTGPLTGTMASTGGRYSVVTKSPLTGLVACSNSGGFIGAELKNAGWDMIIFEGRSAEPVYLYIENQQAELRSAADIWGKSVWEADEILHKKHQDPQLRIACIGRSAEQGCLYAAVVNDLHRAAGRSGVGTVMASKNLKAVAVRGNLGVGNIRDPKAFMAAVNAGKQVLAENAVTGQGLPTYGTQVLMNVINGMGAMPTRNMREVQFEGASKISGEAMHEPRPGDGKANLTTNAGCFGCTIACGRISTVDKGHFSVQNKPEYWGNSGGLEYEAAWALGSDTGVDDLDAITYVNFVCNEDGIDPISFGATVAAAMELYQAGAINKDTTGGIDLSFGSAASLVQMAELTARGEGFGKDLGLGSKRLCEKYGMPELSMTVKAQEFPAYDPRGIQGMGLAYATSNRGACHLRGYTVASEVLGIPVKTDPLATEGKAELVKAFQDATAAVDSSGLCVFTTFAWSMENIAPQVDAACEGDWSVDKMLEVGERIWNLERDFNLRAGMTADQDTLPKRLLKDAANVGPAKGRVNDLDKMLPEYYALRGWTTDGQITPETRARFGL from the coding sequence ATGGCCTGGACGAGAAAGATCCTGCGTGTAAACCTGACCAACGGCAGTTGTACCTCCGAGGCGCTCAACATGGCTTGGGCCAACGAGTATCTCGGGCAGCGCGGCCTGGCAACCAAATACCTGTCCGAAGAGATCGATCCGAAATGTGATCCGCTCGGTCCGGACAACAAACTGATCATGACCACCGGTCCCCTGACCGGGACCATGGCGTCGACCGGTGGCCGCTATTCGGTGGTCACCAAGAGTCCGCTGACCGGTCTGGTCGCGTGTTCCAACTCCGGAGGATTCATCGGCGCGGAGCTGAAGAACGCCGGTTGGGACATGATCATCTTCGAGGGCCGCTCGGCCGAACCGGTGTATCTGTACATCGAGAACCAGCAGGCGGAACTGCGCTCGGCGGCCGACATCTGGGGCAAGTCCGTGTGGGAGGCCGATGAGATCCTGCACAAGAAGCACCAGGACCCGCAGCTGCGTATCGCCTGCATCGGCCGTTCGGCGGAGCAGGGCTGCCTGTACGCGGCCGTGGTCAACGATCTGCACCGTGCCGCGGGGCGCTCCGGCGTCGGCACCGTGATGGCGTCGAAGAACCTCAAGGCGGTCGCCGTTCGCGGCAATCTCGGGGTCGGCAATATCCGCGATCCCAAGGCGTTCATGGCCGCAGTCAATGCCGGCAAGCAGGTGCTGGCCGAAAACGCGGTGACCGGCCAGGGCCTGCCGACCTATGGCACCCAGGTGCTGATGAACGTGATCAACGGCATGGGGGCGATGCCAACCCGCAACATGCGCGAGGTGCAGTTCGAGGGCGCGTCCAAGATCTCCGGTGAGGCCATGCACGAGCCGCGTCCCGGCGACGGCAAAGCGAACCTGACCACCAACGCCGGCTGCTTCGGGTGCACGATCGCGTGCGGGCGCATCTCGACCGTCGACAAGGGGCACTTCAGCGTGCAGAACAAACCCGAGTACTGGGGCAACTCGGGGGGTCTCGAATACGAGGCGGCCTGGGCGCTCGGTTCGGATACCGGGGTCGACGATCTGGACGCGATCACCTACGTGAACTTCGTCTGCAACGAGGACGGTATCGATCCGATCTCGTTCGGCGCGACCGTGGCGGCGGCGATGGAGCTCTACCAGGCCGGCGCGATCAACAAGGACACCACTGGCGGCATCGACCTGTCGTTCGGCAGCGCCGCGTCGCTGGTCCAGATGGCCGAACTGACCGCGCGTGGCGAAGGGTTCGGCAAGGATCTGGGGCTGGGTTCGAAGCGCCTGTGCGAGAAGTACGGCATGCCGGAACTGTCGATGACCGTCAAGGCGCAGGAATTCCCGGCCTACGATCCGCGCGGCATCCAGGGCATGGGACTGGCCTACGCGACTTCCAACCGCGGCGCCTGTCATCTGCGAGGCTATACCGTGGCCTCTGAAGTGCTTGGCATTCCGGTCAAGACCGACCCGCTGGCGACCGAGGGCAAGGCCGAGCTGGTCAAGGCATTCCAGGACGCGACCGCGGCGGTGGATTCGTCCGGCCTGTGCGTGTTCACCACGTTCGCCTGGAGCATGGAGAACATCGCGCCACAGGTCGATGCGGCCTGCGAGGGCGACTGGAGCGTCGACAAGATGCTCGAGGTCGGCGAGCGCATCTGGAACCTGGAACGTGATTTCAACCTGCGTGCCGGCATGACCGCGGACCAGGACACCCTGCCGAAACGCCTGCTCAAGGACGCGGCCAACGTCGGGCCGGCCAAAGGCCGGGTCAACGACCTCGACAAGATGTTGCCCGAGTACTACGCGTTGCGGGGCTGGACCACCGACGGCCAGATAACGCCCGAGACACGCGCACGCTTCGGACTCTGA
- a CDS encoding HAD-IIB family hydrolase, whose translation MTDRLLICTDLDRTLIPNGPQSESPTGRRHFGAIATRAEVMLTYVTGRHRALVEQAITFYQLPQPDYVIGDVGTTIYEIGPRHEWIRQEQWETEIAKDWGGRRHADIKSLLIDMPGLRLQESTKQNDYKVSYYVPLHIDRQSLSKLIEARLGQHDVAARLIWSVDEPAGIGLLDVLPARASKFHAIQALMKMHGFDETNTVFCGDSGNDIEVLASPIPAVLVANSQTQVREMASMLAAETGHPERLYIAQGGFKGLNGNYSGGMLEGIAHFYPDVVEWMAFEDDGGKP comes from the coding sequence ATGACTGACCGGTTGCTGATCTGCACCGACCTCGACCGCACCCTGATTCCGAACGGCCCGCAATCGGAATCGCCGACGGGTCGGCGCCATTTTGGGGCAATCGCGACCCGCGCCGAAGTGATGTTGACCTACGTCACCGGCCGCCACCGGGCATTGGTCGAACAGGCCATTACGTTCTACCAACTGCCACAGCCCGATTACGTGATCGGCGACGTCGGGACGACCATTTATGAAATCGGCCCCAGGCACGAATGGATCCGACAGGAGCAATGGGAGACCGAGATCGCCAAGGACTGGGGCGGGCGCCGGCATGCCGATATCAAGTCATTGCTGATCGATATGCCCGGACTGCGTCTCCAGGAAAGTACCAAGCAGAACGACTACAAGGTGAGCTACTACGTACCGCTTCACATCGACCGGCAGAGCCTGTCGAAACTGATCGAGGCACGACTCGGACAGCACGACGTGGCGGCCCGCCTCATCTGGAGCGTGGACGAGCCGGCAGGTATCGGTCTGCTCGACGTGCTGCCGGCCCGCGCGTCCAAGTTTCACGCGATCCAGGCGCTGATGAAGATGCACGGTTTCGACGAGACGAACACGGTCTTTTGCGGAGACAGCGGTAACGACATCGAGGTGCTGGCCAGCCCGATTCCCGCGGTACTGGTCGCCAACAGCCAGACACAGGTCCGTGAAATGGCCAGCATGCTGGCGGCAGAGACCGGTCACCCGGAGCGCCTGTACATCGCGCAGGGCGGATTCAAGGGGCTCAATGGCAACTACAGCGGCGGCATGCTCGAGGGCATTGCGCACTTCTACCCCGACGTCGTCGAGTGGATGGCGTTCGAAGACGATGGAGGCAAGCCATGA
- the hslO gene encoding Hsp33 family molecular chaperone HslO: MTDELYRFTFEHFGVRGEIVVLDASWRAVLERHDYPPAVGSYLGQALAAATLLSGTIKFKGSLILQIQGEGPLRTLVAQATEQRLIRGMALASGTVPAGDLRAAFGEGRIVLTAESSKGDRYQGVVALDGGSLSAVVESYFGQSEQLPTRIWLAANGERAAGLLLQRLPGDIDGDADGWQRAALLANTVTDDELLQLSPKDVLRRLFHEETLRLYSPEPVAFRCSCSRGRIADTLRTLGPQEIASIIEERGQVEVACEFCNAKYHFDAVDAAALFADGIVTDSSDTQH, from the coding sequence ATGACCGATGAACTCTACCGATTCACCTTTGAGCATTTCGGCGTACGCGGCGAAATTGTTGTACTGGATGCAAGCTGGCGCGCCGTTCTGGAGCGCCACGACTATCCGCCCGCTGTCGGCAGCTATCTGGGGCAGGCGCTCGCGGCAGCGACCCTGCTGTCTGGAACGATCAAGTTCAAGGGGTCCCTGATTCTGCAGATCCAGGGTGAGGGGCCACTGCGTACCCTGGTCGCGCAGGCAACCGAGCAGCGCCTGATTCGCGGGATGGCCCTGGCAAGCGGCACCGTTCCTGCGGGCGATCTACGCGCGGCTTTTGGCGAGGGACGCATCGTTCTGACCGCTGAATCCTCCAAGGGGGATCGCTACCAGGGCGTGGTGGCCCTGGATGGCGGCAGCCTCTCCGCCGTGGTCGAGAGCTATTTCGGTCAGTCCGAGCAGCTTCCGACCCGGATCTGGTTGGCGGCGAACGGAGAACGCGCCGCGGGCTTGCTGCTGCAGCGTCTGCCCGGCGACATCGACGGGGACGCCGACGGCTGGCAACGAGCCGCGCTGTTGGCCAATACCGTGACGGACGATGAGCTGTTGCAGCTGTCGCCAAAAGACGTACTGCGTCGTCTGTTCCACGAGGAGACCCTGCGCCTGTATTCCCCGGAGCCGGTCGCGTTTCGCTGCAGCTGCTCGCGCGGGCGCATTGCCGACACCCTGCGCACGCTGGGACCGCAGGAGATCGCGTCGATCATCGAGGAACGGGGGCAGGTCGAGGTGGCCTGTGAGTTCTGCAACGCCAAATACCATTTCGATGCCGTGGACGCCGCGGCGCTTTTCGCCGACGGTATCGTCACGGATTCGTCAGACACACAGCACTGA
- a CDS encoding GNAT family N-acetyltransferase, translated as MDAVGDPDGISVASDVTRLGGAAQALFERGERASFDLGADWFELLVRHGLPDGCEPRFYQSSTEDDVRCVLPVFVCPGAVSGLTTFYTSLYRPLMAEGAVAADLAGLVRRLMRDTRSGSLRLDPMDPSHPSFVMTVDAMRLAGLRPFSFFAFGNWYLPVAGRDYQTYLAGLPSRLRNTLRRREKRFRTELHGRIEMVQDGDGLAEAVSIWQAIYGSSWKREEPYPDFMPQLIALCARRGWLRMAIAYLGDTPVAAQIWIVNAGHAAIYKLAHDERYARYSVGTLLTARLMQHVLDVDRVHEVDYLIGDDAYKRDWMDARRERHGIVAFDPHSLRGLAGIARQRLGDLRRRFIARQRKD; from the coding sequence GTGGACGCGGTAGGCGATCCGGACGGTATTTCGGTGGCGTCCGACGTGACCCGGCTCGGCGGCGCGGCGCAGGCGCTGTTCGAGCGCGGCGAGCGCGCCAGTTTCGACCTCGGCGCGGACTGGTTTGAACTGCTCGTCCGGCACGGGTTGCCGGATGGATGTGAGCCGCGATTCTACCAATCGTCCACCGAGGACGACGTGAGGTGTGTGCTGCCGGTCTTCGTCTGCCCGGGTGCGGTGAGCGGGCTGACAACCTTCTACACGAGTCTGTATCGCCCGCTGATGGCAGAGGGTGCGGTCGCGGCCGATTTGGCAGGACTGGTACGCCGACTCATGCGGGATACGCGATCGGGGTCGTTGCGTCTCGATCCGATGGATCCATCGCACCCGAGCTTTGTCATGACTGTCGATGCGATGCGTCTGGCGGGACTCAGGCCGTTCAGTTTCTTCGCATTTGGCAACTGGTACCTTCCGGTCGCCGGACGTGATTACCAGACCTATCTGGCCGGTTTGCCGTCGCGCCTGCGCAACACCCTGCGCCGGCGGGAAAAGCGCTTTCGGACCGAACTGCACGGAAGAATCGAAATGGTGCAGGATGGTGATGGCTTGGCGGAAGCGGTGAGTATCTGGCAGGCCATCTATGGCTCCAGTTGGAAGCGCGAGGAGCCGTATCCTGACTTCATGCCGCAATTGATCGCGCTGTGTGCGAGGCGGGGCTGGTTGCGCATGGCGATAGCCTACCTCGGCGATACCCCGGTCGCTGCACAGATTTGGATCGTCAACGCAGGGCACGCAGCGATCTACAAGCTGGCCCATGACGAACGCTATGCCCGGTACTCGGTGGGGACCCTGTTGACGGCGCGCCTGATGCAGCACGTGCTCGATGTCGATCGTGTCCACGAGGTCGACTACCTGATCGGCGACGACGCCTACAAGCGCGACTGGATGGATGCACGTCGCGAACGGCACGGTATCGTCGCCTTCGATCCCCACAGCCTGCGCGGGCTGGCCGGTATTGCCCGACAGCGGCTGGGCGATCTCCGGCGTCGCTTCATCGCGCGTCAGCGCAAAGACTAG
- a CDS encoding 4Fe-4S dicluster domain-containing protein, giving the protein MQRALHIDPVKCTGCLQCEMACSYENEAVFNPARSRIKVFTFHDEGRFAPYTCTQCAEAWCQKACPVEAIQVDAATGAKVIVEARCVGCKVCTIACPFGTVNYNSATGKVIKCDLCGGDPACAQACPTAAITYIDADWTGLDKMRAYAGQSLAGTA; this is encoded by the coding sequence ATGCAGCGAGCCCTGCACATAGACCCGGTCAAGTGCACCGGCTGTCTCCAGTGTGAAATGGCCTGTTCCTACGAGAACGAAGCCGTGTTCAACCCCGCGCGGTCGCGGATCAAGGTGTTCACCTTCCACGACGAAGGGCGTTTTGCACCTTATACCTGCACCCAGTGCGCCGAGGCCTGGTGCCAAAAGGCCTGCCCCGTAGAGGCTATCCAGGTCGATGCGGCGACCGGCGCCAAGGTGATCGTCGAGGCGCGTTGCGTAGGCTGCAAGGTGTGCACCATCGCGTGCCCGTTCGGCACCGTGAATTACAACTCGGCGACCGGCAAGGTCATCAAATGCGACCTCTGCGGCGGTGATCCGGCCTGCGCCCAGGCCTGCCCGACCGCGGCGATCACCTACATCGACGCCGATTGGACCGGGCTGGACAAGATGCGCGCATACGCCGGGCAGAGCCTGGCCGGCACCGCCTGA
- a CDS encoding carbohydrate kinase, producing MTAARPCIFGEVLFDHFPDGVRVLGGAPFNVAWHLQAFGQAPHFVSRVGADTEGDQVRRAMRDWGMDISGLQTDPELPTGRVVVEFSDGEPHYDIVEPCAYDAIQPTPAADFNLLYHGSLALRGDVSRHAVAELKAHGAEIVFVDVNLRPPWWNASHLHEMLKDADWVKLNTDELALLQPDIQGSDAAERFLEIHDLHGLVLTHGADGAEILTKEGARFSARPEPTTRVVDTVGAGDAFTSVTILGMLNGWPLDLTLQRAQQFASAIVGLRGATVAERGFYAPYLDLWKTVN from the coding sequence ATGACTGCGGCGCGCCCATGCATATTCGGCGAAGTCCTGTTTGACCATTTTCCGGATGGCGTGCGGGTGCTTGGTGGCGCGCCGTTCAATGTCGCCTGGCACCTTCAGGCGTTTGGTCAGGCGCCGCACTTCGTGAGCCGCGTCGGTGCCGATACCGAAGGCGATCAGGTACGCCGGGCCATGCGTGATTGGGGGATGGATATCAGCGGGTTGCAAACCGATCCAGAGCTGCCTACCGGCCGCGTGGTTGTCGAGTTCAGCGATGGCGAACCGCACTACGATATCGTCGAACCTTGCGCCTACGATGCGATCCAGCCGACCCCCGCGGCCGACTTCAACCTCTTGTATCACGGCAGCCTGGCTCTGCGCGGTGACGTATCGCGACATGCCGTTGCCGAGCTGAAGGCTCACGGCGCCGAGATCGTATTCGTCGATGTGAACCTGCGCCCGCCATGGTGGAACGCAAGCCATCTGCACGAGATGCTGAAAGACGCGGATTGGGTCAAGCTGAACACCGATGAGCTCGCGTTGCTGCAGCCTGACATCCAGGGGAGCGACGCGGCAGAAAGGTTCCTCGAAATCCACGATCTGCACGGGCTGGTGCTCACTCATGGAGCGGACGGCGCAGAGATCCTGACCAAAGAGGGAGCCCGATTCAGTGCGCGCCCTGAACCCACTACAAGGGTCGTCGACACGGTCGGTGCGGGCGATGCTTTCACGTCGGTGACCATACTCGGCATGCTCAACGGATGGCCTCTCGACCTGACTTTGCAACGCGCGCAACAGTTCGCGTCTGCCATCGTCGGTCTGCGTGGCGCAACGGTCGCCGAGCGCGGCTTCTACGCGCCCTATCTTGATCTATGGAAAACCGTTAACTGA
- a CDS encoding YcfL family protein has translation MRSLRLLIRGLVGVSSIAALVACNTVGAGDPNIRHYEQNTINASNPRARFVLGSKDLVDRIAMTDARIGAAGELAKAEVTVQNLSNDRYTLEYQYAWEDKDGFSIGENQVWKRFVLAPRELKSFKSVASNPKAYGFTITVRLPDDFFIHQEKYLERK, from the coding sequence ATGAGAAGCCTTCGCTTACTGATACGCGGTCTTGTCGGCGTTTCGTCGATTGCCGCGCTGGTTGCCTGCAACACAGTCGGGGCAGGCGACCCGAACATTCGTCACTACGAGCAGAATACGATCAATGCATCGAATCCGCGTGCACGCTTTGTGCTCGGGTCCAAAGACCTTGTCGACCGCATCGCGATGACCGATGCCCGGATCGGCGCTGCGGGTGAGCTGGCAAAGGCCGAGGTCACGGTGCAGAACCTGAGCAACGACCGTTACACGCTGGAATACCAGTATGCGTGGGAAGACAAGGACGGTTTCAGCATTGGCGAGAATCAAGTCTGGAAGCGCTTCGTGCTGGCGCCGCGTGAATTGAAGAGTTTCAAGTCCGTCGCCAGCAATCCGAAGGCCTACGGTTTCACGATCACGGTGCGTTTGCCCGATGATTTCTTCATCCATCAAGAAAAGTATCTGGAGCGCAAATAG